The following coding sequences are from one Pirellulales bacterium window:
- a CDS encoding FkbM family methyltransferase — translation MKNLVVPRGRAPRRIKAGLLKNLVMNLDLTCDTQLYLGLSERELVKWFEKFTSDAVTAIDIGSNVGAYTVWFLARTKASRILSVEPSPEAREGLTTNLKLNDLHDDPRLTIIDKFVGKQDSLDTCSLDSLSAVISTPCVIKIDVDGPEATILEGARRVLDRAHVRWIVETHSQDLEEACSQLLTETGYKVEIVQNAWWRTIVPEQRPIPHNRWLVAARY, via the coding sequence ATGAAAAACCTCGTCGTGCCGCGTGGCCGGGCGCCGAGAAGAATCAAGGCGGGTCTCCTCAAGAACCTCGTCATGAACTTGGATCTCACCTGCGACACCCAGTTATACTTGGGCCTGAGCGAGCGCGAACTGGTTAAGTGGTTTGAGAAATTCACTTCCGATGCCGTGACCGCCATCGATATTGGCAGTAACGTTGGTGCTTACACAGTTTGGTTCTTGGCAAGAACGAAGGCATCGAGGATCCTTAGTGTTGAACCATCGCCGGAAGCCAGAGAAGGGCTGACAACCAACCTGAAACTGAACGACCTTCACGATGACCCACGCCTGACGATCATCGATAAATTCGTCGGTAAACAAGACTCTCTGGATACCTGCTCGCTCGATTCTTTATCGGCGGTTATAAGCACTCCGTGCGTGATCAAAATCGATGTGGATGGCCCCGAAGCGACGATTTTGGAAGGGGCCAGGAGGGTCCTTGATCGAGCTCATGTTCGCTGGATCGTGGAGACTCACTCACAGGATCTGGAAGAGGCGTGCTCCCAGTTGCTGACCGAGACGGGCTATAAAGTTGAAATTGTTCAGAATGCCTGGTGGCGTACGATTGTACCGGAGCAGAGGCCGATTCCGCATAACCGATGGCTTGTTGCGGCGAGATACTGA
- the asnB gene encoding asparagine synthase (glutamine-hydrolyzing), producing MCGIAGMIAVGADVVRAGCAAMSAALVHRGPDADGLEAYAFGPQFLGLAHRRLSILDLSPLGGQPMTDPETGSTIVYNGEIYNFAALRDELESQGSCFRSRSDTEVLLKALSRWGTADTLRRLEGMYAFAYLDVRAKTLTLARDPLGIKPLYVAATKGGGVAFASEVRALLASGLVSKSLDRRGLAGFLAYGAVQHPFTLFEGVTSLPPGTFQQFTATAGGWTKAAPRPFWSFPELRSDAAERDAVHAVRGILERAVHDHLVADVPVGVFLSGGLDSTIVAGLAAKHSHDIQAFTVGFSDNPKMSEMELAADTALRFGLRHVPINLPAAEAEAAALEWLAAADQPSIDGLNTFVIGQAVRKEGIKVALSGLGADELFGGYPSFRDVPRLTRLRRRLAWCPAAVRHGAAAAATVRKPRAVRRKFSEMMGGAGSLSELYFHRRRLLSDREMGDLGLTPAALGLSNDYQHPSAADGFDESDSVRAVSELESRFYQGNMLLRDSDVMGMAHGLEIRVPFLDRRLLDAVYSLPGAVRLPPRALGKHLLRRAFADLLRPELTNRPKTGFTLPLAQWLLGPLRSRCGPALTACAEQAGLAPSAVRRVWDEFVSQPAGPQWTRALALVALGDYLRDRLP from the coding sequence ATGTGTGGTATTGCCGGAATGATCGCTGTAGGCGCTGATGTCGTGCGCGCGGGCTGCGCGGCGATGAGCGCCGCGCTCGTACACCGCGGCCCCGACGCCGACGGTCTGGAAGCATACGCGTTTGGCCCGCAATTCCTCGGTCTGGCTCACCGCCGCCTGTCGATCCTCGACCTGTCGCCCTTGGGCGGCCAGCCGATGACCGATCCCGAAACCGGCAGCACGATCGTGTACAACGGCGAGATTTACAACTTCGCGGCGCTGCGCGATGAGCTCGAAAGCCAAGGGAGCTGTTTCCGCAGTCGAAGCGACACCGAGGTGCTTTTGAAGGCGCTGTCGCGATGGGGCACCGCCGACACGCTCCGGCGGCTGGAGGGAATGTACGCCTTCGCCTATCTCGACGTTCGCGCCAAGACGTTGACCTTGGCGCGCGATCCTTTGGGGATCAAGCCGCTGTACGTGGCCGCGACGAAAGGCGGAGGCGTCGCCTTTGCCAGCGAGGTGCGGGCGTTGCTGGCGTCGGGCCTTGTGTCCAAGTCGCTCGACCGGCGAGGACTGGCGGGATTCCTGGCCTACGGCGCCGTGCAGCACCCCTTCACGCTCTTCGAGGGCGTCACATCGCTGCCGCCCGGCACGTTTCAGCAATTCACCGCGACCGCCGGCGGTTGGACGAAGGCGGCGCCGAGGCCTTTTTGGAGCTTCCCGGAACTGCGCTCCGACGCCGCGGAACGCGACGCTGTTCACGCGGTGCGCGGGATCCTCGAGCGAGCGGTGCATGATCACTTGGTGGCCGACGTGCCGGTCGGCGTGTTCCTGTCGGGCGGGCTGGACAGCACCATCGTCGCCGGTTTGGCGGCCAAGCACAGCCACGACATTCAGGCGTTTACGGTCGGATTCAGCGACAACCCGAAGATGAGCGAAATGGAGTTGGCGGCTGACACCGCCCTCCGCTTTGGGCTGCGGCACGTGCCGATCAATTTGCCGGCCGCCGAGGCGGAAGCGGCGGCCCTGGAATGGTTGGCTGCCGCCGATCAGCCGTCGATCGACGGATTGAACACGTTCGTGATCGGCCAGGCGGTGCGCAAAGAAGGAATCAAGGTCGCCTTGTCCGGACTAGGCGCCGACGAGCTCTTCGGAGGCTATCCCAGCTTCCGCGACGTGCCCCGGCTCACCCGATTGCGACGGCGACTCGCCTGGTGCCCTGCCGCCGTCCGCCACGGCGCCGCCGCCGCCGCCACAGTGCGAAAGCCGCGGGCGGTGCGGCGGAAGTTTTCGGAAATGATGGGCGGCGCGGGTAGCCTGAGCGAGCTCTATTTCCATCGCCGCCGCCTGTTGTCGGACCGCGAGATGGGCGATCTCGGGCTGACGCCGGCGGCGCTGGGGCTATCGAACGATTACCAGCACCCCAGCGCCGCAGACGGCTTCGACGAATCCGACTCCGTGCGCGCCGTGTCGGAACTCGAGTCGCGGTTTTACCAGGGGAACATGCTGCTGCGCGATTCGGACGTGATGGGCATGGCGCACGGACTGGAAATTCGCGTGCCCTTCCTCGACCGCCGGTTGCTCGACGCGGTGTACTCACTGCCCGGCGCGGTGCGGTTGCCGCCGCGCGCCTTGGGCAAGCATCTGCTACGCCGCGCGTTCGCCGATTTGTTGCGGCCTGAACTTACGAACCGGCCAAAGACGGGTTTCACGTTGCCGCTGGCGCAATGGTTGCTCGGCCCGCTTCGCAGCCGCTGTGGGCCGGCGCTAACGGCCTGTGCGGAACAGGCTGGGCTTGCCCCGTCCGCCGTCCGCCGCGTCTGGGATGAATTCGTGAGCCAACCCGCTGGCCCACAGTGGACGCGGGCGCTGGCGCTGGTGGCTCTGGGCGATTATCTGCGAGACCGACTTCCATGA
- a CDS encoding glycosyltransferase: protein MTMRILHVIPAVAPRYGGPSTAIWPMVGALRELDGLDVDVATTDADGPGGRLTEGDLPPTSKNIASGTVHLFRRTQGENLKYSRGLAEWLNGHAGDYDVIQTHSNWNHPVAAACRAARRAEVPYVIRPCGMLSSYTWRKSKWKKRAYWWLRERGNIRGAAGFHVTSEGERQEVLRLGVSAAVDVIPLGIGADAWETPVEPGWLREQCPQAGNRPIVLYLSRLHPKKGIVDLLLPALAQLKTDTFLVIVGGDDDHAPGYARQVKSEIGRLQLDGQVALLGPVPPSRRWAAFDGADLFVLSSHAENFGIVVAEAMARGKAVVVTTGVQFAEHVTASEAGSVIEPAASKLAASLDLWLAEPSRRTRAGECGRRYVQKHFTWRRIAEQLAELYRQVCRHKAV, encoded by the coding sequence ATGACGATGCGCATTCTGCACGTCATTCCCGCTGTGGCGCCCCGCTACGGCGGGCCAAGCACGGCCATTTGGCCGATGGTCGGCGCTTTGCGCGAGTTGGACGGACTTGACGTTGACGTTGCCACCACGGATGCGGATGGTCCCGGGGGACGGTTGACTGAGGGCGACTTGCCCCCCACCTCGAAGAACATCGCCTCGGGGACCGTCCATCTCTTTCGTCGGACCCAGGGCGAGAACCTGAAATACTCTCGCGGCTTGGCGGAGTGGCTGAACGGCCATGCAGGGGATTACGACGTGATTCAAACTCATAGCAACTGGAACCACCCGGTTGCCGCCGCCTGTCGCGCCGCTCGCCGGGCTGAAGTGCCCTACGTGATTCGCCCCTGCGGCATGCTCTCCAGCTATACCTGGCGCAAGTCGAAGTGGAAGAAGCGGGCCTATTGGTGGTTGCGGGAACGCGGAAACATTCGCGGAGCCGCCGGCTTTCACGTCACCAGCGAAGGCGAACGGCAGGAAGTGCTTCGACTCGGAGTGAGCGCCGCGGTCGACGTGATCCCGTTGGGCATTGGCGCCGACGCCTGGGAGACGCCCGTCGAACCCGGTTGGCTGCGCGAGCAATGCCCGCAAGCGGGCAATCGCCCGATCGTGCTCTACCTTTCGCGTTTGCACCCCAAAAAGGGGATCGTCGATCTTCTCTTGCCCGCCCTGGCGCAGCTCAAGACCGACACCTTCCTGGTGATCGTCGGCGGCGACGACGATCACGCGCCCGGATACGCGCGCCAGGTGAAAAGCGAAATCGGTCGTCTCCAGCTCGACGGCCAGGTGGCACTCCTTGGTCCGGTGCCACCATCGCGACGCTGGGCGGCGTTCGACGGCGCCGACCTGTTCGTCTTGTCCAGCCACGCGGAGAATTTCGGTATTGTCGTGGCCGAGGCCATGGCGCGGGGCAAGGCGGTGGTCGTCACGACGGGAGTGCAATTCGCCGAGCACGTGACCGCCTCCGAGGCGGGATCGGTGATCGAACCCGCCGCAAGCAAGCTGGCCGCCAGCTTGGATCTGTGGCTTGCCGAGCCTTCGCGTCGTACGCGCGCGGGAGAATGCGGCAGGCGATATGTCCAAAAGCACTTCACTTGGCGGCGAATCGCAGAGCAGTTGGCGGAACTCTACCGGCAGGTGTGCCGGCACAAAGCAGTATGA
- a CDS encoding class I SAM-dependent methyltransferase — MIEADFLFCFVAFHRPARIVQIGCGVSTAVCLLAAQDAGYRPEIICIEPYPNRFLREAARNGEIRLVESKVQEAHVEIPGELSAGDLFFVDSTHTLGPAGEVTRIILELLPLLPTGTWVHFHDVVFPYDYPRRLLSSELFFGHESALLLAFLTYNRRFAIAASLSMLHYACAEELQRILPNYRPAGNEQGLETAPGHFPSSTYLKVLE; from the coding sequence GTGATCGAAGCCGACTTCTTGTTCTGCTTCGTGGCCTTCCATCGCCCGGCACGAATCGTGCAAATCGGTTGTGGGGTCTCGACCGCCGTATGTTTGCTCGCAGCCCAGGATGCAGGCTACCGGCCAGAAATCATCTGCATCGAGCCGTACCCAAACCGCTTCCTGCGGGAGGCGGCGCGAAACGGCGAGATTCGGCTGGTTGAGAGCAAAGTCCAGGAGGCGCACGTTGAAATCCCCGGCGAGCTTTCGGCGGGCGATTTGTTCTTCGTCGATTCCACACACACGCTGGGCCCTGCCGGCGAAGTGACTCGCATCATCCTCGAGCTGCTGCCTCTACTCCCGACAGGAACTTGGGTCCACTTTCACGACGTCGTGTTTCCGTATGATTACCCTCGGCGGTTGTTGTCGAGCGAATTGTTTTTTGGACACGAAAGTGCTCTTTTGCTGGCCTTTCTGACCTACAACCGCCGATTTGCCATTGCGGCGTCGCTGTCCATGTTGCACTACGCGTGCGCCGAGGAGCTGCAACGGATACTTCCGAACTATCGTCCCGCCGGAAACGAACAAGGGCTCGAGACCGCACCCGGACATTTCCCCTCATCAACCTATTTGAAGGTGCTTGAGTAG
- a CDS encoding sulfotransferase encodes MPRKPTWICIGAQKAATTWLANVLAEHHLIWVPRGAEMGFFDREILKRPSSWYEDLFDDPSGQTTISGEKTPTYSCLKPQSIAYIKRYLSDVKLILVLRRPDERAWSQARMETSKGSHHFSERRLTPNDHTCSVFNLGTSRNTRLTRYDRILANWRRHFPAEQMLVLFHEDVEEQPRAVLRRVCAFLDIPESPAWTDELVQARVFVTPPLDMPPAARWYLQRRYRSMVETLSREFPASRKWLDPTRASLRVSFWQKVKVRLIADVATIPFNVAYRCYDAVRDLRMLFRLRELDRAAAASAGPDQPTVGEPLAALHQGPHSR; translated from the coding sequence ATGCCTCGGAAACCCACGTGGATCTGCATTGGCGCTCAGAAGGCGGCGACGACGTGGCTCGCTAACGTACTCGCCGAGCACCACCTGATCTGGGTGCCGAGGGGCGCCGAAATGGGCTTTTTCGACCGAGAGATTCTTAAGCGCCCCAGTTCGTGGTACGAGGATTTGTTCGACGATCCGAGCGGCCAAACAACCATCTCGGGCGAGAAGACTCCGACTTACTCCTGTTTGAAGCCGCAGTCGATCGCCTACATCAAACGCTACTTGTCGGACGTGAAACTAATTCTTGTCCTGAGGAGGCCCGACGAGCGCGCGTGGTCGCAGGCGCGCATGGAAACGAGCAAGGGGAGCCACCACTTCAGCGAGCGCCGACTCACACCGAACGATCACACTTGCAGCGTTTTTAACCTTGGAACATCGCGCAACACGCGATTGACGCGCTACGATCGAATTCTCGCAAATTGGCGCCGGCACTTCCCGGCCGAACAGATGCTGGTGCTGTTCCACGAAGACGTCGAAGAACAACCGCGGGCTGTTCTCAGGCGAGTTTGCGCTTTCCTCGATATTCCCGAGTCGCCCGCATGGACCGATGAGCTGGTCCAAGCGAGAGTTTTCGTGACTCCCCCCTTGGATATGCCGCCCGCCGCGCGATGGTATCTCCAGCGGCGATACCGATCGATGGTCGAAACACTAAGCCGGGAATTCCCAGCGTCGCGCAAATGGCTCGATCCGACCCGGGCGTCCCTGAGAGTCAGCTTTTGGCAAAAGGTCAAGGTGAGGCTTATCGCGGACGTCGCGACCATCCCCTTCAATGTCGCCTACCGCTGTTATGACGCGGTCCGCGACCTGAGAATGCTTTTCCGGCTGCGCGAACTCGACCGCGCGGCGGCTGCATCCGCAGGGCCGGACCAGCCGACGGTGGGCGAGCCGTTGGCGGCGCTCCACCAGGGGCCGCATAGCCGGTGA
- a CDS encoding glycosyltransferase family 2 protein, whose translation MLSQITPFVLTFNEAPNLRRALDQLRWAREVLVLDSFSTDETERIARGFDNVVFAQRRFDSFSEQCNFGLERIKTDWVMALDADYVVTDELRAEISQLQPGPSVSAYFARFRYCVEGRPLRGSLYPPRAVLLRKSRGHYVQDGHTQRLLFDGAAKFLRGYLLHDDRKSLARWLDSQRNYAKLEAEKLMEINGRAGSLADRLRRLIWPAAPAAFVYTLLVKGCLFDGWPGWLYTLQRTYAELLLSLELLDRRLVGSSDADEGRR comes from the coding sequence ATGCTGTCGCAGATCACACCGTTCGTTCTCACGTTCAACGAAGCGCCCAATCTCCGCCGCGCACTCGACCAACTCAGATGGGCCCGGGAAGTGCTCGTGCTCGATAGTTTCAGCACCGACGAGACGGAGCGCATCGCGCGAGGGTTTGACAATGTCGTCTTCGCGCAGCGCCGGTTCGACAGCTTCTCCGAGCAATGCAACTTCGGCCTGGAACGAATCAAGACCGATTGGGTCATGGCGCTCGACGCCGATTACGTCGTGACCGACGAGTTGCGCGCCGAAATCTCGCAACTTCAACCCGGACCGAGCGTTTCGGCCTATTTCGCGCGCTTCCGCTATTGCGTCGAAGGGCGGCCGCTGCGCGGCAGCCTCTACCCGCCCCGCGCGGTTCTCTTGCGAAAGTCCAGGGGTCATTACGTCCAGGATGGCCACACCCAACGACTGCTGTTCGACGGCGCCGCGAAGTTCTTGCGCGGGTATCTGCTGCACGACGACCGCAAGTCGCTGGCGCGCTGGCTCGACTCGCAACGGAATTACGCCAAGCTGGAAGCCGAGAAACTGATGGAGATCAACGGTCGCGCCGGTTCGCTGGCCGACCGCCTGCGGCGGTTGATCTGGCCCGCGGCGCCGGCCGCTTTCGTATATACGCTGCTGGTGAAAGGTTGTCTGTTCGACGGCTGGCCGGGCTGGCTTTACACGCTCCAGCGCACCTACGCCGAACTGCTCTTGTCGCTCGAACTTCTCGATCGGCGATTGGTTGGGAGCAGCGATGCCGACGAGGGCAGGAGGTGA
- a CDS encoding endonuclease/exonuclease/phosphatase family protein — MDRATAPSHLPKLRCRSAFLARAAWAYLALVLAVALLLDLAGDLSWPATLIAFGPRWLALVPLAPLAAGAITHCRRAIVPLLLAACCVLGPLMGFCLPWRRLTAAATQGALPLRVVTFNVGDVKDFSGLIGFLKDAAPDVIALQECPYPAPLRAAFPHGWFTARYDELFVASRYPIVSTSIGPAATGQKAAPAFRCDIETPSGIVHIYCLHLYTIRSGLNRVRDEWWRGAAELKRVSGIRNEESRLATDFAAGSEPSFVVGDFNLTSESAVFGRDWGDWQDAFSVAGFGLGYTFAAGPIGLRIDHLLADRRHSCVRSCCVGPDFNGEHRPLVAELLLLNDS; from the coding sequence ATGGACCGCGCCACGGCCCCAAGCCATTTGCCGAAGCTTCGTTGCCGAAGCGCGTTTCTGGCGCGCGCGGCGTGGGCCTATCTTGCGCTGGTGCTGGCAGTCGCCCTGCTGCTCGACTTGGCCGGCGATTTGTCGTGGCCCGCGACGTTGATTGCCTTCGGGCCGCGCTGGCTGGCGCTGGTGCCCCTGGCGCCGCTGGCCGCCGGAGCGATCACCCATTGCCGCCGGGCTATCGTGCCCTTGCTGTTGGCCGCCTGCTGCGTGCTCGGCCCTCTGATGGGGTTTTGTCTCCCCTGGCGACGGCTGACGGCTGCGGCCACCCAGGGCGCTCTGCCGCTGCGCGTCGTCACGTTCAACGTGGGCGACGTCAAGGACTTCTCGGGGCTGATCGGGTTCCTGAAAGACGCCGCCCCCGACGTGATCGCGCTGCAGGAATGTCCCTATCCGGCCCCGTTGCGGGCGGCATTCCCGCACGGTTGGTTTACCGCTCGCTACGACGAGCTGTTCGTGGCCAGCCGTTACCCAATCGTGAGCACGTCGATCGGGCCGGCGGCGACGGGCCAAAAGGCGGCACCCGCGTTTCGCTGCGACATCGAGACGCCCTCGGGCATCGTGCATATCTATTGCCTGCACCTGTACACGATCCGTAGCGGCCTCAATCGGGTGCGCGACGAATGGTGGCGCGGCGCGGCGGAGCTCAAACGGGTAAGCGGCATCCGGAACGAGGAATCGCGGCTCGCTACGGACTTCGCCGCGGGATCGGAGCCCAGCTTCGTCGTCGGCGACTTCAACCTGACCAGTGAGAGCGCCGTTTTCGGGCGCGATTGGGGTGATTGGCAAGATGCCTTTTCGGTTGCCGGATTCGGATTAGGCTATACGTTCGCCGCCGGCCCGATCGGACTTCGAATCGACCACCTGCTCGCCGACAGACGCCATTCGTGCGTCCGTTCGTGCTGCGTCGGCCCCGACTTCAATGGCGAGCATCGCCCCCTGGTCGCGGAACTTCTGTTGCTGAACGACTCGTGA